The DNA window GGTCCCCGTAATAGCCGACATACACTTCGACTGGAGGCTCGCGCTGAAGGCCGTGGATAACGGCGTGGACGGGCTCAGGCTTAACCCCGGGAACATAGGCTCCAGGGAGCGTGTCGAGGAGGTCGTAAGGGCGGCCGCGGAGCGCGCCATCCCCATCCGCATAGGCGTCAACTCCGGCTCGCTGGAGAAGGACATACTCAAGAAGTACGGCCACCCGACCGCCGAGGCGATGGTCGAGAGCGCTCTCAGGCACATCCATATTCTCGAGGATATGGAGTTCCGGGAGATAAAGGTCGCGCTCAAGGCCTCGGACGTGTGGACCACCATAGACGCCTACAGGCTCCTGGCGGAAAAGGTCGACTACCCCTTCCACGTCGGCATCACCGAGGCGGGGACGCTCTTTTCCGGTACCATAAAGTCCTCGGTCGGTATAGGGGTTATCCTCGCCGGGGGGATAGGCGACACCATAAGGGTCTCCCTTACCGGAGACCCGGTCGAGGAGGTCAAGGTAGGGTGGGAGATACTGAAGGCCCTGGGCCTGAGGAAAAGAGGGGTCAACATCATATCGTGTCCCACCTGCGGCAGGCTCA is part of the Thermodesulfobacteriota bacterium genome and encodes:
- the ispG gene encoding flavodoxin-dependent (E)-4-hydroxy-3-methylbut-2-enyl-diphosphate synthase, yielding MIKRRETRGIRVGDVAIGGGAPVSVQSMTNTPTADVGATVSQIRALHGAGCEIVRVAVPDMEAAEALGGIIKEVKELKVPVIADIHFDWRLALKAVDNGVDGLRLNPGNIGSRERVEEVVRAAAERAIPIRIGVNSGSLEKDILKKYGHPTAEAMVESALRHIHILEDMEFREIKVALKASDVWTTIDAYRLLAEKVDYPFHVGITEAGTLFSGTIKSSVGIGVILAGGIGDTIRVSLTGDPVEEVKVGWEILKALGLRKRGVNIISCPTCGRLKFDCVSIALEIEKRLAHVREPVNVAVMGCVVNGPGEAVEADVGIAGGD